ACTGTTTCCTTTTGAGCCGCCCATCTATGAGCGTTACGACATTCCGGTTAAGTTTGTCGGTCACCCATTTGCAGATCAAGTGCCAGCTGAACCCAATGCGGTACAGGCTCGTCAAAACCTTGGTTTACCCTTGGATATGCCAGTTACGGCTTTATTGCCGGGGTCTCGCATGAGTGAAATAGATCGTATGGCCGATCCATATATTCAAGCGGCCAAAAAACTGGCTTTGATTCATCCCTCTATGCAATTTGTAATTCCATGCGTTCATCAACGGGCTCGTGCGCGTATTGAAGAGTCGATTAAGCACTATGGTGCCAAATTGCCCATAAAGCTGGTTGATCAAAAGGCACAAACGGTAATGGAAGCCTGTGATCAAATGATTGTAACGTCGGGCACCGCGACTTTGCAGGCCGCTTTAATGATGCGCCCGATGGTGATTGCGATTAAGGTTCACCCAATTTCTTACTGGATTATGAAGCGGCTAGCGATTTCAAAATGGGTTGGCTTGCCTAATATTTTAGCTCAGCAAGATGTCGTGGTCGAATTGATTCAGCATGATGTGACGCCTGACAAATTGGCTTTAGAGTTAGGGCGTTTAATTTTGGATAAAAGTCGCCGAGAAATCCAGCTAAAAGCGTTTCGAATCCAGCGTAGCGCGCTCAAGCAAGATAGTGCTTCACTAGCGGCTCAAGCGATAATTGAATGGGCAGAGCTTAACTAGATGCAGCAGACAGGATTATTTGACACGCCTCTAACCACCAGGCCTGGCGCTATTCGAGTTGGTGTAGACGAGGTCGGACGCGGCCCGTTAGTGGGTGAAGTGGTTGCGGCCGCGGTTATTTTGCCGGCAGACTGTCGCTTGCAATTAAAAGATTCTAAAAAAATGACGCATGCGCAACGCATCGAGATGGCTGATCGCATTCGTGAGGTGGCCGTTGATTATGCCGTGATTGGCGTTTCAGCCAAAACGATTGATGAAATCAATATATTGCAAGCCACCATGCTCGCTATGCGTCAAAGTGTCGAAGCTTTAAATCAGCCGTTTGATGAGGTATTAGTGGATGGCAATCGCTGCCCAGATTTACCTTGCGCGTGTCGCGCGATTGTTAAAGGGGATGCATTAATTGCTGAAATCAGTGCCGCTTCGATTTTAGCCAAAGTCTATCGAGATGAACAAATGATGCAGCTACATGCGCAATATCCAGATTATGGGTTTGATCGTCACAAAGGCTATCCCACAGTTGAACATTTAGCCGCAATTGAGCGTTATGGTTTAATTGACGGCTATAGAAGCAGTTTTAAACCAGTTAGACAATGGCTTGAAAAAGATCAAATTAGTTAGTTTCTAGACGATTGGTCTTTTTATCTTTGTAGATTGGTATTAATATAAGGCCATTAAACCCTATTTAAACAGGTGATATCGGATGAGTACAACGCTGGAACAAATTGAAAAGACCGCTAATTTAAGTAAAAACAATCAGTTAAGTTTGATGGTTTTTCAAGTTCGCTTTCCGCAGCCTAATCAAAGGCCCCCGTCTTATTACGGCATGAATGTATTTAAAGTGCGTGAAGTGTTGGAAGCCCGCGCTTATCCGGTGTCTGAAATGCCGGATAGTAACCCGTTAATTGAAGGTATGATTGAATTAAGAGGGACTTATCTCCCGGTGATTGATTTGCCAAAGTGGATGGGTTTCGATATGACTGATGAAGAGCGTGCAAAGTCAATCATTATCGTGGCCGACTTTAGTCGTAACTTTATTGGTTTGCGTGTTGCGCATATTCATGGGGTTGAAGAAAAAGAATGGACGGATATTCACCCGGCTGGAAACTACAATGTAGACGTTAACCGTAATCAAATTGTAAACCACACCTACCTCGAAGGCAGTGAAACCCTGTGCTACATTCTAGATATTGAAAAGCTCCTGATTGAAGCCATGCCGGTAATGGCTAAAAAGATATTTTCATCCGCAAAAGAAGTGGATGCGTCTAAAGTTCAGTTCAGCTCCGCGATGAAACAGCGTCAGATTTTGTTTGCAGAAGACAGTAAGTCAATCCAAAAATACATGAGCATGGTGTTCGAGCAACTTGGTCTTCGCTCACAAGGCTTTGATAATGGTCGATTAATGTTGGACTACATCGCTAAGCAACCAAATCTAGACGACATCTCGGTTATTTTTACCGACTTGGAAATGCCGGTGGCTTCGGGCCATACGGTTATTAAAGAGTTGCGTTTAAATCCCAAGACGCGCAACTTGCCGATTATTGTTCACACCTCGATGACCAGCGATAATAATAGTCGTGAGGTGATTGAAATGGGTGCAAATTACTTTATTGGTAAGGTGGATACGGATCTGATCGTAAAAACCTTGCAACAGGCTCAAAAAGATTTTGTTGCCTTAGCAAATTAAACTTGAGCATCTGCATTCTAAGGCACCAGGCCTGGTGCTTTGAATGACTGAGTTAAATACGTCTTAAATAGAATTACAGCCAATAAAAAAGCCGTCTGATCAGGACGGCTTTTTTATTTAAAGCGATGAAACGTTAAAGATTAACGCTGGCGTGCTTTGAATTTCGGGTTTGTTTTACAGATCACATACACCTTGCCACGACGACGTACAACTTGACAGTCTTTATGGCGAGTTTTCGCTGATTTCAATGAAGATAAAATTTTCATGATAATTACCTAGGTTAATGAGTCTTTCAACTCGGTTCAAATTTGAAACGCGAATTCTACTGACTTGTGGCGAGTTTGTCTAGTATTGAGCGGGATTTTGATTGAAATAAAGTGATTATTAGTTATGCTAGTCGCTTTAGCCAGCAGCTTAGGCAAAGTTTTAATTGATTTTAAGGATGTGAAGGGTGCAGATTGTCGTTGCAAAATAAGGTAGAAGCCTTTTTAAAGGCAGGCGGAGGTTTGGAACAGACGATTGAGGGTTTCGGTGTTCGTGATGCTCAAATAGACATGGCACAGCAGATTGCCCAAGCGATTGAAGCCGAGTCTACCTTAATTGCAGAAGCGGGAACCGGCACCGGTAAAACCTTTGCTTATTTAATCCCAGCGCTTCTATCCGGCAAAAAAATCATCGTATCGACCGCTACCAAAACCCTTCAACAACAGCTGGTGGATAAAGATTTACCTTTACTGAAAAAAGTATGTGGTTTAAAAGGTCAGATTGTTTTATTCAAGGGCCGAGAAAACTACCTTTGCAGTCAACGCTTGGCCTTAGCCGAAACCCAAGAGCAGAATAACAAATCGGATTGGCAAAAATTATCAGATATTCGAGACTGGTCAGGTAAAACAAAAACCGGTGATTTAGCTGAATGCATTAAGATTGAGGAAAGCGATCCTATTTGGCGAAAAGTTTGCGCTCGTTTGGAATTCTGTCAGGCGGTTGGTTGCCAGAAAGAGGCTGATTGTTTTTATCCTCAAATGAAACAAAAAGCAACCGACGCCCAAGTTTTAGTGGTTAATCACCACTTGTTTTGTGCTGATTTAGCCTTGCGTGAACAAGGATTTGGCGAATTACTACCAAATGCGGACGTCACGATATTTGACGAAGCCCATCAGCTTCCAGATATCGCGGCTCAATTTTTAGGTTTTTCTGTATCGCGCCATCAGCTTGATGAATTAGGTCGGGATATTAAGCAAGCGAAATTGCAAGAGTCACCTGAATCCGATGACCTAGTAGATCGGGTTAATTTATTAGCCGAACAGGTCAAATTAGTGAATGAGGCCTTAGGCAAGTGGGAAAAACGTTGGACTTGGCAGCAGTTATCTAGCACCGATGTGTTTTTAGCCAGTTTAAAACGACTGTTAAATCATTTAGGCGCATTGGCCGATCATTTAAAAGCGTTAGAGGAGCGTGGTAAATTATTAGCCGCTGTGACCAAGCGCACTCAAGAGATGGAAAAACAACTAAAAGCCTGGCTGGAAACTGAAAAAGAAACTGAGGTGCGTTGGGCGGAGTCGTCGCAAGCTCGATTTAAGCTTAATATGACGCCGTTAAGTGTGGCTGAGCCGTTTAAACGACAACGTGAGTCCATTGGTGGCGCTTGGATCTTTACTTCGGCGACACTGAGCGTACGTAATCAATTTGATTATTTTCAACAGCGTTTAGGCTTGTATGATGCTCAAACCGCAGTTTGGCCTAGCCCATTTGATTATGCCAATCAAGGGGTGGTGTATCATCCGGTTGGTTTACCTGAACCGCGTGATCCTGATTATATTAAAATTTGCTTAAGAGCCGCTTGGCCACTGTTAAAAGCCAGCCAAGGCCGTGCTTTTTTATTGTTTACCAGTTTTCGTGCGCTGGGTGAGGCGCAAGTGATTTTACAAAAACACTGGTCAGGCCCATTATTAGTTCAAGGTGAAGCTCCTAAAAATCTATTATTAGAGCGTTTTAAATCCGAAGAGTCCGCGTTATTATTGGGCACTAGTAGTTTTTGGGAAGGGGTGGATGTAAAAGGTCAAGCATTGCAGTTAGTAATTATTGATCGGATTCCGTTTTCACCGCCGGATGATCCGTTGGTGCAAGCCCGTGAAAGTTATTTAAAGCAAAAAGGTTTGAATGGTTTTGCTCACTTCCAGTTACCTGAGGCGGTGATGGCTTTAAAGCAGGGCAGTGGGCGCTTAATCCGCGACCAGACTGATCGAGGCGTGTTAATGCTATGTGACCCACGTTTAACCACCAAACGATATGGACAGAGTATTATTGATAGTCTGCCGAATTTTCCTTGGGTGTTTGAGCCACAAAAAGCCTTGGAACTATTAAAATCCCAGCAAGATAAATAAAAATTTTAAAATCAATGATGAGTAAAACATGAGTATTGTATTAGCCGTAGAAAGTGCCACAGCCAACTGCGCAGCGAGTTTAATTGTTGAGGATGAAGTCTATACTTGTGCTGAGTTTGCTCCGCAACAACATGCCCAGCTTATTCTGCCGATGGTCGACAAGGTTATCCAACAGGCCGGTATTGAGCCAAAACAGATTGATAGTTTGGTGTTTGGTGAGGGGCCGGGTGCGTTTACCGGTTTGAGAATCGCGGCTGGAGTGGTGCAAGGTTTAGCGTTGGGATGGAATAAGCCGATCTTGCCTATTTCATCTTTAAAAGCTTTAGCCTATCAAGCCTACGAAGCTACCGGTAAAACAACTTGGTGGGTGTGTTTGGATGCCCGAATGGGTGAAATATACGTTCAGTATTGTGAATTTGATCCACAAGCGGCCAAAATGACCGCTAAACCGGCCGAATTAGTCAAACCTAACGACTTTAAAGTCTTAAAAGCTGACGTAAATGGTGTGGGTGATATTGGTTCGACTTACCCAGATCTTGTCAAGGATTTTACAAACTGGCTTGATGCCGTACCTCAAGCCGAAGCCTTGGCAAGACTGGCTTTGAGTGAGTTAAAGCAATCCAAGTATTTAGCTGTTGCTATTCCTCAGCCAGTTTACTTAAGAGCATCGGTAAGTTCGTGATTGCCAAAAAAATGTGCAACCGCCAACATCCACTAGACTTTATTGAAGTTTTTGCTAGATTTAAATAGTTCCTAACAATCTTATCCACAGAAACTGTGTAAAAAAGGAAGAAGTATGCATAACTATAAAACCATCCTTGTCGCAATCGATTTTTCACAACACAGTGGTCAGGCTTTACAGCGTGCAAAACAGTTGGCGCAAATTTACGATGCGGATTTAAGCGTGATTCATGTCACTGAAATTCCGACCTATCCAGTTTTAGAAGATATCGCGATTACGGGGATGCCTGGAATTTGGGATGACGAATTAGGTGATAAGCTTTATAAAGCGGCTCAAAAAAGATTAGAAGGCTTGGCTGAGAAAGAAGGTATTGAGACCTCAGCCTGTCAGGTTATAAGTGGTATTCCTCGAGTTGAAGTGATTGCAAAAGCTCAACAAATAAACGCTGATCTAATTGTAATCGGGCGTCGTGGCATTTCTGGGTTACAGCGCCTAATTGGTTCGACAGCGGATGCAATCTTGCATGAAGCCGCTTGTGATGTGCTGGCTGTTAAAATTGAGGAATAATTTATGAGCTTTTTCAAGCGCCCAAAAACTTGGTTATGGGCTTTATCGTTTTTAGTAATGGGGAATGCTTACGCTCAAACCTTTAATGTAGGCGATCGTGTTTTTATCGGTTTTCCATCCACTACCATCCGTGATGATGCCTTTATTGTTGGGGAAGTCACGCGTGTATTAGAGTCAGGCGATTATCAGGTCTCTGTAGAGGACTATGTAGAAGGACATGATTATGGCGCTTTCTGTACCCCAGTGGCGGTCAATTTGCCCGATAAGGAAAGCGAATATGGTGATGGTTGGGAACGCTGGGAAGATACGCGCAAACTTGATCAACCTAACCTTGAATACATTGTAAAAGCGGAAAATGTGATGGCATATCGCACTGGCCAATACGAATATATAGAGCGCAATAACACTTGGGTGGTTTTTGGGCGCTGGATGTCGGATGCTCCAATTTTGGCTCCGGAACGCATAGAGCGCGCCAAAAAAACAGCCCAGTCAATTGGCTTGGGTGGAATGGAAGATGCATTTGACCTGGCCATTGCGCATCGTTTGGCCTTCTATGAAAATGGTTGGGGACGCCCTTATTGGCCTTACGAAACGATTCCGGCATTAAATGGCTTGCTAGATCGTATTGATGTTTTGTTTAAGCAAGACTCGTCATTAAAGCGTTTGTGGCAACAAAAACCACGTGATCAGAATCAGCTTAAAGCAGATGAGCGCACATATTTCTTAATCATTGCCATTGATAAGCTGGTTGAGGATGCTTTCGATCAGTTGTATGAAGACTTAGAAAAAGCCGATCCTGAAGAAGTAAAAGCGTTAACCAAACATCTTAAAGCTCTGGGGAAACCTAAGATATAAAAAATGCCAGATTAGCTGGCATTTTTTATAAAGCATAGAATGGCTTTTAGTTGGGATGTTTATAGTATTTTTGATTTAGGTACGCGGCCACATCTTCTACTTCATCATCAAACCAACCGACATTCATGTTGTTATTACAAAAACTGACCGCTGCTACGAGTTTTTCGTAAGTATCGGTTTTAGTCGGGTTATAGGGTTTGTCGGCATGACAGCGTAAGCAGTTGGCTTCGTCATGCAGGGATTTACCGGCTTCTGGGCTTCCAGCGAAGCTTGAGTTTGAAATCAGTAGGGTAAGTGATGTGCTAACGAATATGGCGAGTTTCTTCATGGTTACGTCCTCTAAGTTATGATGGCTGGGTTATATTACCAATAAAGCCACGTTTCATTCTAGCGTGTAAATCAACGATCAAATTAAAAATTTATTTATCCACTAAATCAAAAAACTAATAGGGCGGAAGTGTGAGCGAAGTTACATACATTAAAGGTAAAGATGAAAGTCTCGAAAAATCAATCGAATTCATGCAGGGTATTCTTCGGGCGCAAGGCTTTGAGATTAATCAGGTTAAATGGTTAAATCCGGTTGATAATATCTTTTCATTACACATTCATGATCAGGTGTGTCCCGGTTTGTTTACGAATGGCAAAGGTGCAAGTCGAAAAGCCACTTTAGCGAGTGCTTTAGGTGAGTATTTAGAGCGTTTATCAACCAACTACTTCTTTTCAGACTATTATTTGCAAGCCGAACCTTTGGGCGCGGATTGGCTATATTACCCAACCGAACGCCACTTTGAATTGGTTGATTATAAGTCTTGTCTGAATCCGAAACTTTGGTCGATTTACGACCCGCATAATGAACTGCAAGCCGAGAACCTATTAAGTTTTAATGATGATGGCGACCAAATTCGTGCGATTGAAATGCGTCACGCCAAGACGGCGGAAGTTAGTTATTTTCCGATGAATTTATTGAGCAACCTTTATGCGAGTAATGGTTTGTCAGCCGGCAACACAATTGAAGAGGCTCGAGTTCAAGGATTGTCTGAGATATTTGAACGCTGGATAAAAAATAAAATTTTGACCGAAAACTTATGTCTGCCGGAAGTGCCGGATCACGTTTTAAAGGGTTTCCCTTCAATTTATCAATCCCTGACCGCCTTGCGTCAGCAAGGTCTTGAAGTCTCGGTGCGAGATTCATCGCTTGGCGGCCAATTTCCAGTCATGAATGTGACTTTATTTGATCCAGCGAAAGGGCAGTGCTTTGCTTCATTTGGCGCCCACCCTATTTTTGAAGTCGCTTTAGAGCGTACTCTTACTGAATCCTTGCAAGGCCGTCATTTAGACTTTTTGGATGGTTTCCAGGTGCCTACATTTGACCAGCAAGCGGTAGCCGAAGCCGAAAATCTAGAAAATCATTTTATTGATTCTAGTGGTTTAATTAACGCGCGTTTTATTTCAAAACAGGCCGACTTTGAGTTTGCTGAGTGGAACTGGGATTATCCGACTGATCAACAATGGTCATGGCTAGTAGATTTAGCGGCTAAGCAAGGTTTTGAAGTTTATGTGGCTGATTATGAACATTACGGTTTTAAAGCCTGTCGGATTGTGGCACCGGGTATGTCGGAAGTTTACCCGATGGATGAGTTGTTGGTAAAAAACCAAAACGATGGCCGTCGCTTGCGCCAAGCCATTCAGCGTTTTGTGGATAGCTCTGACGCGAATGAATTGTTGAACTTATTGGACGAGGTGGGCTTTAGTGATCATCAAGGTGTGGCCTCATTAATCGGTCTGATGCCGGATGCGGGTCATCTATGGAATGATTTGAAAATTATAGATTTACGCTTCTGGATTGAGTTGGCGGTTCAAGACTATTCGGCGGCTTATGATTCTTTAGAGGTTTGCAAAGTCTATGTTCATCCAGACAAGCCTATGGCTAAAGTCTATGAGGCCTTTAGTTTCGCATTGGATATCAAACTTGAAGAATTGATCTGGGATGATTATCGCACCGGTATGGTTCAATTATTTGGTGAGGACTGTGTGCTAAAAGTTGAGCAACACCTAAATCAACAAAAACAAGCTTGGGATATCCCATTGGGCCATCAAGCCTTTTTAGATAGTCAGCGTCATCAAGCTATGTGGCAGGTTTATGCACGTGCACGCAAGGCAAAACAGGCTTTCAATCAGCAATAATTGGTCGTAGCTGGATTAGACTGTAAAAGCAGGCCTGGTGGTTGAGTTAATCACCAGGCCTGGTTGTTTTAAAAGCTGTAAATTAAGCTTAAGTTGGTTTCGGTGTCGGTTTTTTCTGCTGCATCAGCAGGGTTGGAATTGTAGCGATACTTGTAGGATGTGCTAACTGAAAGCTTACTGTTTAGCGCAACGCGCAAGCTGGAGTTGCTTTCGGTTTTGTATTGTTCGGCACCAGTAAAGTAGGTTAAGTCTTGTACAAATCGAACCTTATCATTAAATTTATGGCTTAAATCCAACTTAACTCGGCCAGTAGTCTGGTTGAAGTCGTTTTCAGTATCGGTTACATATTCGACTTCTTGATAACCCAAACCGAGTTCAGTGCTTAACCGGGTTTGTTCCGTTCGGTAAAGTACTTTACCCAAACCGAGAGTTAAGCTTAAATCCTGACTTAAGTCAGCAATTTCATCTTGTTCGCCGCGGGTGTTGGCAAACGCATAATAGTTTTTGTCTTTGGAAAAATAACGATCAGCTTGCAGCTCTAAAACGTAACGCTCTGAAATTTTAATGTCTTCTTCGGTTTTATTTTCGATTTCTAATAGGCTTTTATAATCGGTTTGTTTTTGGCTGTAATTCATTTTTATTCGCGCTAATAAAGATTCAGAATCGACATTACCGGTTTTTTGATTAAATCCAGCTTCGCCTGAGCCATGAAAACCCAACTCGTCATTTAGTTCTTCAGCATTAACCCATGCACTATTGAACATCAGAGCGATGTATAAAATGGAAGTTGGTAAAATTCGCTTTTTAAGCATGAATAACCTTTATCGTTATAAATTGGATTCGACATTATAGCGTTTCGAGATGTTTGATTAAACCCCGCGACTTTAGGCTTGAATTTTTTGGTAGAATACGCCGATATGAGATTTAACCTATTCAGGACAAGATTATGAAATTAGATTTTTTAGATTTTGAACAGCCGATCGCTGAGCTGGAAGCAAAAATAAACGAGTTACGCCATTTAGAAGGCGGGCAAGATTTTGACCTGTTGCAAGAAATTAGCTCACTTGAAAATAAAAGTCATGCCTTGACCGAAAGTATTTTTAAAGGCTTGTCGGATTGGCAAATTTCTCAATTAGCACGTCATCCACAGCGTCCTTATATGTTGGATTACATCGAGCATATTTTTACCGAATTCTCAGAGTTGCATGGCGATCGTGCTTTTGCGGACGATGCCGCGATTGTCGGTGGTTTAGCGCGTATTGATGGTCAGGCTGTTATGGTAATTGGTCAGCAAAAGGGGCGTGATACCAAAGAAAAAATTCGCCGTAATTTTGGTATGCCACGTCCAGAAGGCTATCGTAAAGCTTTGCGTTTAATGAAAATGGCCGAGCGTTTTAAATTGCCGATTTTGACTTTTATAGATACGCCGGGTGCTTACCCAGGGATTGATGCCGAAGAACGTGGACAAAGTGAAGCGATTGCACGTAACTTAATTGAAATGGCTGAATTAAAAGTGCCGATCATTTGCACCGTTATTGGTGAGGGTGGCTCAGGCGGTGCTTTGGCAATTGGCGTAGGTGATGTCACGATGATGATGCAATACAGTACCTATTCCGTTATCTCGCCAGAAGGTTGTGCGTCTATTCTATGGAAGAGTGCAGCGAACGCACCGGATGCGGCGGCGGCTTTGGGTGTGACGGCACCACGTTTACACAGTTTAGGATTGGTGGATGTGATTGTGCAAGAGCCGATTGGCGGCGCACATCGTTATCCTAGAACCGCGGCCGATAATTTAAAAGCGGCGATTTTGGAGCAATTGAAAAACTTCAAAAAGCAATCACCAGAACAGTTAGTACAACGACGTTATGACCGCTACATGGGTTATGGTAATTTCGACGTGGCTTAAGAGTCACCATACTAAGAGCGCCACTGGCGCTTTTTTTGTTTCAGGGCGTTAAAAACCATGCAATCTGCCGAACCTGTTATTCAAGCCATCGAACGCTTTTACCGATCGCTTCAAGCCTCAAAAGTCTGGGTTGCCTACAGTGGTGGGTTAGATTCACATGTTTTATTGCAGAGTCTGGTCGAACTTAAACCCGCTCATGTTGAGCTGGCGGCGATTCATGTGCATCACGGCTTACAGGCCGAGGCGGATAGTTGGGTCATACATTGTCATTCGGTTTGTAATGCGCTTCAAGTCCCGCTTCAGGTTGAATATGTTGAAGTGGATAAAAGCCAAAATATCGAATCCGCGGCACGTCAAGCTCGTTATCAAGCGTTTGAAAAATGGGTGGAAGAAAACGAGGTGATTTGCACAGGCCATCACCAACGTGATCAAGTGGAAACACTGTTATTAAATTTAATGCGTGGTGCAGGCCTAGAGGGTTTAAGTGCCATGCCTAAACGACGTGTTTTAGCTAATCAAGCCGATTTAACTAATCACCAGGCCTGGTTGGTTCGGCCCTTGTTAAGTACTAGTTATGAAGCGGTTCAGAATTACGCCAAGCAATATCATTTGCAATGGGTAGAAGATCCGACCAATCAGCATGTTGAGTATCGGCGCAATTTTATTCGCCATCAGTTATTGCCAATACTCGACCAGGCCTGGTCGAATCCGCAAGCTAAATTAGCCCAAGCCTGTGCTCATCAAGCGGAAGCGGCTGAGCTGCTGCATGAGCTGGCGCAAAATGATTTAGCTGAGATTGAGCATGATACGACTCGATTAAACTGGCATCAGCTGCAGAAGCTTAATTGGTCGCGTCAAAAAAATGCTCTACGTTATTGGTTTAAACGCTTTCATCAGGTATCCATTGACCAGGCGAGCTTAGATTGGCTGCGCTCTGATGGGTTTAACACTAACCCTGATGCTCAGCCCAAGCGAATGTTGAAGCAGGCTGAAATTCGTCGTTATCAGAATTGGATTTATCTACTGGATGAATCGACTATCAAGTCACCATTTAGTGTTTTGGTTCAACAAGATTCGGATTGGCTGAAGCAGGGCATTAAGAAAGTGCCCACGCTCGGTAATGGCATAGCCCAACATTGGTTGGAACCTGGTAATGAAGTTCGGATACGCTCTTTGCGTGAAGACGATCAAGTGAACCGGGACTCTCTAAAAAAGTGGTTTCAAGCTCAAAAAATCCCACCTTGGCAGCGCCAGAATTGGCCAGTGGTTGAAATTAATTCTCAACTTGCGGTTGTTATTGGTTATCGTACCTTGGATGGCTTTCAGGCAAAATCTGATGAAAAAGCGCTAAAGTTAGTGGGTTTAAATTGAAGCCAAGTGGGTTTTAGGTTAAAATTTGTTTCCATTCTGAGCTCTGAAATCGCCAGTCGTCTTAAAAGGAATAGTTTGGCGAACTTCTCTAAATTTTCTACAAAGTGTGAATAATGACTAAATTTATATTCGTAACCGGTGGTGTTGTGTCTTCCTTGGGGAAAGGCATCGCTGCGGCGTCTCTGGGTGCCCTGCTAGAAGCAAGGGGCATGAACGTCAGCATGTTGAAGATGGACCCCTATATCAATGTGGATCCAGGCACCATGAGCCCACTCCAACACGGTGAAGTATTTGTCACTGATGATGGTGCTGAAACGGATCTAGACTTGGGGCATTATGAGCGTTTTGTGCAGAGGCCTTGTGGAAAGCGTAATAGCTTTTCAACCGGTCAGGTTTATGAAACAGTGATTCGTCGTGAACGTCGTGGCGACTATTTAGGCGGAACGGTACAGGTGATTCCGCATATTACCGATGAAATTAAAGCCCGCATCAAACTAGCTTCCG
The Thiomicrospira pelophila DSM 1534 genome window above contains:
- a CDS encoding acetyl-CoA carboxylase carboxyltransferase subunit alpha; its protein translation is MKLDFLDFEQPIAELEAKINELRHLEGGQDFDLLQEISSLENKSHALTESIFKGLSDWQISQLARHPQRPYMLDYIEHIFTEFSELHGDRAFADDAAIVGGLARIDGQAVMVIGQQKGRDTKEKIRRNFGMPRPEGYRKALRLMKMAERFKLPILTFIDTPGAYPGIDAEERGQSEAIARNLIEMAELKVPIICTVIGEGGSGGALAIGVGDVTMMMQYSTYSVISPEGCASILWKSAANAPDAAAALGVTAPRLHSLGLVDVIVQEPIGGAHRYPRTAADNLKAAILEQLKNFKKQSPEQLVQRRYDRYMGYGNFDVA
- the tilS gene encoding tRNA lysidine(34) synthetase TilS, encoding MQSAEPVIQAIERFYRSLQASKVWVAYSGGLDSHVLLQSLVELKPAHVELAAIHVHHGLQAEADSWVIHCHSVCNALQVPLQVEYVEVDKSQNIESAARQARYQAFEKWVEENEVICTGHHQRDQVETLLLNLMRGAGLEGLSAMPKRRVLANQADLTNHQAWLVRPLLSTSYEAVQNYAKQYHLQWVEDPTNQHVEYRRNFIRHQLLPILDQAWSNPQAKLAQACAHQAEAAELLHELAQNDLAEIEHDTTRLNWHQLQKLNWSRQKNALRYWFKRFHQVSIDQASLDWLRSDGFNTNPDAQPKRMLKQAEIRRYQNWIYLLDESTIKSPFSVLVQQDSDWLKQGIKKVPTLGNGIAQHWLEPGNEVRIRSLREDDQVNRDSLKKWFQAQKIPPWQRQNWPVVEINSQLAVVIGYRTLDGFQAKSDEKALKLVGLN
- a CDS encoding DUF481 domain-containing protein, producing MLKKRILPTSILYIALMFNSAWVNAEELNDELGFHGSGEAGFNQKTGNVDSESLLARIKMNYSQKQTDYKSLLEIENKTEEDIKISERYVLELQADRYFSKDKNYYAFANTRGEQDEIADLSQDLSLTLGLGKVLYRTEQTRLSTELGLGYQEVEYVTDTENDFNQTTGRVKLDLSHKFNDKVRFVQDLTYFTGAEQYKTESNSSLRVALNSKLSVSTSYKYRYNSNPADAAEKTDTETNLSLIYSF